The region CGGCGGGGACGAATAGTCGAGCGACGGGCCGCCGCTGCCCGTTGTCAGATGCGTGACGCCGCCCGCGACGCGCGCCCGCACGCGTTCGACGAACGGATGTCCGAGCGGCGAGCGGGCGGGGCGGTCGTGAAGCGGGGCGGACATGAGCGGCTCGTCGGGGTGGGGGGCGTCAGCACTCGGCGTCGGGCGTGTCCCAGAGATTGCGCACGGGGTTCGCGGCGTCGGGCGCGGAGAGACCGAAATGCCGGTACGTGAGGAGCGTCGCGACGCGGCCGCGCGGCGTGCGCTGCAAGAAGCCCTGCTGAATCAGGTACGGCTCGAGCACGTCCTCGATCGTGTCGCGCTCCTCGCCGATCGCGGCGGCGAGGTTGTCGACGCCGACCGGCCCGCCGTCGAACTTGTGCAGGATCGCCTCGAGCAGCTTGCGGTCCATCAGGTCGAAGCCGACCGGATCGACGTCGAGCATCGCGAGCGCGGCGTCCGCGACGGCCGCGGTGATGTTGCCGTCCGCCTTCACTTCCGCGTAGTCGCGCACGCGGCGCAGCAGGCGGTTCGCGATCCGCGGCGTGCCGCGCGAGCGCTTCGCGATCTCGAGCGCGCCCGCCGGATCGATCTGCGCGTTCAGCAGCGCGGCCGAGCGGCGCACGATGCGCGACAACTGCTCGGCGTCGTAGAACTCGAGCCGCGCGACGATGCCGAAGCGGTCGCGCAGCGGATTGGTCAGCATGCCCGCGCGCGTCGTCGCGCCGACGAGCGTGAACGGCTGCAGGTCGAGCTTCACGCTGCGCGCGGCTGGCCCTTCGCCGATCATGATGTCGATCTGGTAATCCTCGAGCGCCGGATACAGGATTTCCTCGACGACGGGCGACAGGCGGTGGATCTCGTCGATGAAGAGGACGTCGTTCGCTTCGAGGTTCGTGAGCAGCGCGGCGAGGTCGCCCGCGCGCTCGAGCACGGGGCCGGACGTCTGGCGCAGGTTCACGCCCATTTCGCGCGCGATGATGTGCGCGAGCGTCGTCTTGCCGAGGCCGGGCGGGCCGAACAGCAGCACGTGGTCGAGCGCTTCGGAGCGGCGCTTCGCGGCTTCGATGAAGATTTCGAGCTGATCGCGCACCTTCTCCTGGCCGACGTATTCGTCGAGCTGGCGCGGGCGCAGCGCGCGTTCGAAAGCCTCTTCGTGCGAAGACGCGGGCGTGGCGGCAATGATCCGCTCGGCGGCGAGTTTGTCGGTTTCGATCATGCGGCCATTGTACCGCGCGGCGTGCCCCGGCCAACCTGGCCGAACGGCCGAGTCGCGGCCCGGCGCCCGGCGTGCGAAGCTGTTTTCGACGACGCGCCGTTACGCGTGCCCGCTACGCGTGCCCGTTATACGGCCCGTGACGTACCAGCCCCGTTGCACACGGCCCGTTACGCCTTCGACAGCGCCTTGAGCGACAGCTTGATGCCTTCGGACACGCCGGTGCCGGCCGGCACGTTCTTGATCGCGGCAAGCGCCTCCTTTTCCGAGTAGCCGAGCGCGACGAGCGCGTTGAGGATGTCGGTCGCATGGTCGGAAGGCGATGCCGCGCCGGCGAGCGGGCCGAGATCGGCGCCGAGCTTGCCTTTCAGCTCGAGGAGCAGGCGCTCGGCCGTTTTCTTGCCGATGCCGGGCACGCGGGTGAGGCGCGCGGCGTCCTGCAGCGTGACCGCTTGCGACAGTTCCGCGACGCTCATGCCGGACAGCACGGCAAGCGCCATCCGCGCGCCGACGCCCGTGATCTTGAGCAACTCGCGGAACGTCGAGCGCTCCGGCGGCGTGAGAAAGCCGTACAGCAGGTGCGCGTCCTCGCGGACGATCAACTGGGTCAGCAGCACGACCTTCTCGCCCGTGTGCGGCAGGTTGTAGAACGTGCTCATCGGCACGTCGACTTCGTAGCCGACGCCGTTGCAGTCGACGAGGATGTGCGGCGGATTTTTTTCGAGGAGGGTGCCGGCGATGCGACCGATCATGGCGAGTGCGGGACGGAACGGAAAGCGCGAGTGTAGCGCACCGCGGTGCGCGCGCGTCGGCGTGCGTCGCGCGTTACCCGACGAGCCGCCCGCGCCGCACGCGCAGCCCCTTTTTCGCGAGCGCGGGCGCGATGCCGCCGAGCGTGTTCAGCGTGTTGCCGCCGTGCGCGTGGCAGATCGCCATGCCGAGCGCGTCGGCCGCGTCGGTGCCGGGCCGCCCGGACAGGCTCAGCAGCCGGGCGACCATCTCCTGCATCTGCTCTTTCGTCGCGCGGCCGTAGCCGACCACCGCCTGCTTGAGCTGCAGCGCCGTGTACTCGGCGACGGGCAGGCCGCCCGATACGAGCCCGCAGATCGCGGCGCCGCGCGCTTGGCCGAGGAGCAGCGTCGATTGCGGATTGACGTTGACGAACACTTTCTCGATCGCCGCCTGATCGGGCGTATGCTCGCGGATCAGCGTCGAGACGCCGTCGTAGATCGTGCCGAGCCGCGTGGGCAGATCGGCGGTGGGCGTCTTGATCACGCCGCTCGCGACGTACGCGAGCTGGTGGCCGCTGACGTCGATCACGCCGAAGCCCGTGACGCGCAAGCCGGGGTCGATGCCGAGGATTCGCATGGAGAAACGGAAAAGCTGATTGCGACCGATACTACACGAAGCGAACGCGGCTGGATTCCGGCAATGCGAGAGCGGGGCCGGGCGCATCGGGCGCGGCGGCCGGATGCGATCGCCGCGCGGGCGCGCCCGGTCTGCCGTGTCGAACGAACGTCGCGGCGAACGGCCGCTGCGGGCATCGCCGCAGGACGTCACACGGCGAACGTCGCGCGCGATCCCCGGCGGCCGCGAACGTGGGCCGTCCCGTGGCACGTTCGGCTCGCTCGGCATGGCGAACGACCGCCGCATCGCGCATCGCCGTCGCGCGGCCTCCAAAAAAACGGCGGTCAGCGACCGCCGGCTTTGGCCGAAACCGATGCGTCGTACGAATCAGTGACGGAAGTGGCGCACGCCCGTCACGACCATCGCGATGTTGTGCTCGTCGGCGGCGGCGATCACCTCGTCGTCGCGCACCGAGCCGCCCGGCTGGATCACGCAGGTCGCGCCTGCCGCGACGACGACGTCGAGGCCGTCGCGGAACGGGAAGAACGCGTCCGACGCGACGGCCGAGCCCGCGAGCGTGAGGCCCGCGTTCTGTGCCTTGATGCTCGCGATGCGCGCCGAATCGACGCGGCTCATCTGGCCTGCGCCGACGCCGAGCGTCATCCCGTTGCCGCAGAACACGATCGCGTTCGACTTCACGTATTTCGCGACGCGCCATGCGAACAGGAGGTCGTCCATTTCCTTCGGCGTCGGGTGGCGTTTCGTGACGACGCGCAGCTCGCGCGGCTGCACGTTCTTCGAATCGAGCGATTGCACGAGCAGGCCGCCGCCCACGCGCTTCAGATCGAACGCGTTATGGCCTTCGCCCAGCGCGATTTCGAGCAGGCGCACGTTCTGCTTGGCCGCGAACACCTGCTTGGCCGCGTCCGAGAACGACGGCGCGATCAGCACTTCGACGAATTGCTTCGCGACCGCCTGGGCCGCGGCCTCGTCGACTTCGCGGTTGAACGCGATGATGCCGCCGAACGCGGAGGTCGGATCGGTCTGGAACGCCTTCGCGTACGCTTCGCCCGCGTCCGCGCCCACCGCGACGCCGCACGGATTCGCGTGCTTGATGATCACGCACGCCGGCGCGTCGAACGTCTTCACGCATTCCCACGCGGCGTCCGAATCGGCGATGTTGTTGTACGACAGTTCCTTGCCCTGCAACTGGCGGTAGTTCGCGAGCGCGCCGGCCGGCGTCGCGACGTCGCGGTAGAACGCGGCGCTCTGGTGCGGATTCTCGCCGTAGCGCAGGTCCTGCACCTTGTCGAACGCGAGGTTCAGCGTTGCCGGGTATGCGCTGCGCGAGCCGTGCTGCAGATCGTCGCCGAGGCTCGTCAGGTAGTTCGTGATCGCGCCGTCGTACTGCGCGGTGTGCGCGAACACCTTGGTCGCGAGGCGGAAATTCGTCTTGTAGCCGAGCGTGTTGCCGTTCGCTTTCATCTCGTCGAGCACGACCGCGTAATCGGCCGGGTCGACGACGACCGTCACGTCGCGGTGGTTCTTCGCCGCCGAGCGCAGCATCGTCGGGCCGCCGATGTCGATGTTCTCGATCGCGTCGGCGAGCGTGCAGTCGTCCTTCGCAATCGTCTGGACGAACGGATACAGGTTCACGACGAGCAGGTCGATCGTCGGAATCCCGTGCGCTTCGAGCGCCTGCATGTGCTCGGGCAGGTCGCGGCGGGCGAGGATGCCGCCGTGCACCTTCGGGTGCAGCGTCTTCACGCGCCCATCGAGCATTTCCGGGAAGCCGGTGTAGTCGGCCACTTCGGTGACGGGCAGGCCCGCGTCGGCGAGCAGTTTCGCGGTGCCGCCCGTCGACAGCAGCTTGACGCCGAGCGCGGACAGCGCTTTCGCGAAGTCGACGATGCCGGTCTTGTCGGAAACGGAAATGAGCGCTTGCTTGATCATGATGGAACCACCAATAGCCAGGAAAACGGGGACGGGGCGGCCGCCTACAGCAGGCCGTGCTGCTGCAGCTTCTTGCGCAGCGTGTTGCGATTGATGCCGAGGTACTCCGCGGCGAGCGACTGGTTGCCGCCGGCCTGTTCGAGCACGACTTCGAGCATAGGCTTTTCGACGCACGACATCACCATTTCATAGACGTCGTGCGGATTGGAGCCGTCGAGATCCCGGAAGTAGCCGTCCAGGCTGTCGCGGACACATTGTTCGATGTTGTGCTTGCTCATGCTGCTAACTGGTTAGAATCGTCCGGCTCGCCGCGGTCGCCGTCTTCGTCGTCCACATAGACGAGGCGATCGGACAGCGCCTGTTGCGCGTCGAAGAATTCGTTGACGGCGGCAAGCTGCTCGCGGGTGGTTTCGAGCGTGTTCATTCGGTGCCGGAACCCGTTCGCGCCGGAAAGGCCGCGAGTGTACCAGCCGATGTGCTTGCGTGCAGTACGGACTCCCGTGAATTCGCCGTAGAACGCGTAGTGATCCTCCAGGTGTTCGTTCATCACCTGGCGGATCTCGTCGATGCGCGGCGGCGGCAGAAGCTCGCCGCTTTGCAGGAAATGATCGATTTCGCGGAAGAGCCACGGCCTTCCTTGCGCGGCGCGGCCGATCATCAGCGCGTCGGCGCGCGTCGCGTCGAGCACGGCCTTCGCCTTTCGCGGCGACGTGATGTCGCCGTTCGCGACGACCGGAATGCGCACGGCGGCTTTCACGGCCGCGATCGTGTCGTATTCGGCGTCGCCGCGGTACAGGTCCGCGCGGGTGCGGCCGTGCACGGTCAGCATCGAGATGCCGGCCGCCTCGGCGAGCGTCGCGATCCTGAGTGCGTTCTTGTGATCGCGGTCCCAGCCGGTGCGGATCTTCAGCGTGACGGGCACGGCGTCGGGGCCCGCGCCCACCGCGCCGACGACCGCCTCGACGATCCGCTGCACGAGCGGCTCGTTCTGCAGCAGCGCCGAGCCGGCGGCGACGTTGCAGACCTTCTTCGCCGGGCAACCCATGTTGATGTCGATGATCTGCGCGCCGTTCGCGACGTTGTGACGCGCGGCCTCGGCCATCATCGCCGGGTCGGCGCCCGCGATCTGCACCGCGATCGGCTCGACCTCGCCCGCGTGGTTCGCGCGGCGCATCGTCTTCTCGCTCTTCCACAGCTGCGCGTTCGACGCGACCATCTCCGACACCGCATAGCCCGCGCCGAGCCGCTTGCATAGCTGACGGAACGGCCGGTCCGTGACGCCCGCCATCGGGGCGACGAACAGATTGTTGCGCAGGACGTGAGAGCCTAGGACGGGCATCGCAATGGGAGCGCCCGCGCGAGGCGCGGGCGGGGAGTCGGCGAAAGGGAAAACGCGTATTTTACCGTAACCGCCGGTGCCGCCGAATTAGGCAACTGTCGGCAATCGTCAAATCGTCGATGAATCTTGCGTGAAGGTGGGGTGACGCATCGTGCGTACCCGCGCGGCGCGGTAGCCGCCGCGCATCGGCGTGCGCCTGCGGCGCGCCTAGCGCCGCTGCCCGAACATCATCTGTCGCGCGATCGCCGTCTTCAGCGGCGGCACGAATTCGAGCGCGGTGAGCGCCGCGCCGCGCAGCATCGCGAGCGGCCGCGAATCGACGGTGAACAGGCGCGCGAGCGTATCGGTCGCGCCGATCGTCATGCGCCGATCGAGCGCGCGGCGCGCGTTGGACGTCGCGAGCGCGAGCGGCGTCGCGCCGTGCTCGGACAGTGTCTCGGCAAGCGTATGCGCGTCGCGCAGCCCGAGGTTCAGCCCCTGGCCCGCGACCGGATGCAAGGTTTGCGCGGCGTTGCCGACGATCGCGATCCGGCCTTCGACGAGCGTGTGTGCCGCGGCGAGCCCGAGCGGGAACGCCGCGCGCCCGACGATCCGCGTGAAGCGCCCCATCCGCGTGCCGAACGTCGCGCCGAGCTCCTGCAGGAACGCATCGTCGGGCAGCGCGCCGCGGCGTTGCGCGACGTCCGGCGCGCAGCACCAGACGAGCGCGTAGTCCGCCTGCTGCGGGCCGCCGAGCGGCAGCAGCGCGAGCGGGCCTTCGGCGGTGAAGCGCTCCCACGCGACGCGCGGGCGCGGCGCGGACACAGTGACGGTGCCGACGAGCGCCGTCTGCCCGTAGTCGCGGTTCGTCGCGCTGTCGGTCAGCTTGCGCTTGCGCTCGTCGAAGAGGCCGCCCTCCGCGTTGACGAGCACGCGCGCGCGCAGCGTGCGCGCGCCCTGCGGCGTGTCGAGCGCGATCGTCACGCCGTCGGCGTCCTGCGCCGGCGAATGGGCGGACGTCGACGTGAGCCAGCGCGCGGGCGTGCCGCGCACCGCGCGCGCGAGCGCCCGCACGATCGAGCCGTAGCGCGCGACATAGCCGAGCGCGGCAAGGTCGTGCTCGTCGCGCTCGATCAGCGTGCGGCCGAAGTGGCCGCGTTGCGAGACGTGGATGTGCTCGATCGGCGTGGCGTCGCCCGGCCAGCCGAGCGTGTCGAGCAGCATCCGGCTGCCTTGCGATACGGCGATCGCGCGCGGGTCGTTCTCGCTCGCGTCGGGGTCCCGCGCGTCGACGAGCGCGACCGACAGCGCGCGGGTCGCGCTGCGGCGCGCGAGCCAGCCGGCGAGCGCGAGCCCGACCGGCCCGGCGCCGACGATCGCGATGTCGAAGTCGAAAGCGGGCGTGGAGGCGGCGGTCGTCATCGTTCGTGAATCGTGAGTCTCGATGGAAAGAAGGGGCGCGCGGATCACGGCTGCGGGCGCGGCGCCGGCCGCGCGTCGCGCATCAATGCCTCGATCTCGTCGGCCGCCACCGGCACGCCGCGCGTGATCAGCTCGCACCCCGTCGGCGTGACGAACGCGTCGTCCTCGATGCGGATGCCGATGTTCCAGAACGCCTGCGGCACGTCTTCGCCCGGGCGCACGTACAGCCCCGGCTCGATCGTGAGCGCCATGCCCGGATGCAGCACGCGCGAGGGCAGCGCGCCGTCGTCGTCGCGCGGCGCGGCGCGCTCGCGGTAGTCGCCGCAGTCGTGCACGTCCATGCCGAGCCAGTGGCCGGTGCGGTGCATGTAGAAGCGCGTGTACGCACGCTCGGCGATCACGTCGTCGACGCTCGCGAAGCGCGTCTTCGGCACGAGCCCCGTGTCGAGCATGCCCTGCGCGAGCACGCGCACCGCCGCGTCGTGCGGCGCGTCGAACGGCGTGCCGGCGCGCGTCGCCGCGATCGCCGCTTCCTGAGCGGCGAGCACGATGTCATAAAGCGCGCGTTGCGGGCCCGAGAAGCGGCCGTTCGCCGGAAACGTGCGGGTGATGTCGGATGCGTAGCCGTCGAGCTCGCACGCGGCGTCGATCAGCACGAGCTCGCCGTCGGCGACGACGGCGTTGCCGGCCGGATAGTGGAGCACGCATGCGTTCGCGCCCGTCGCGACGATCGAGCCGTATGCGGGCGATTGCGCGCCGTGGCGGCGGAACGTGTAGAGCAGCTCGGCCTCGAGTTCGTATTCGCGGATGCCGGGGCGGCACGCGGCCATCGCGCGGCGGTGCGCGAGCGCGGAGATGTCGGCCGCGCGGCGCATCGTTGCCTGCTCGTGCGCATCCTTGACGAGCCGCATGTCATCGAGGAGCGGCCCGAGATCGAACGCGGCGCCCGGCGCGGCGACGCCGGCGCGCGCACGCGCGCGCACCGCGTCGAGCCAGCCGTTCAGGCGCGCGTCGAAAGCGGCCGACACGCCGAAGCGGTAGTGGAGCGCGGGCACGTCGGCGACGATGCGCGGCATTTCGGCATCGAGCGCGTCGTACGGGAACGCGGCGTCGAAGCCGAACGCATCGCGCGCGCCTTCGGGCCCGAAATGGAACCCTTCCCAGATTTCTCGCTCGGGATTCTTCGCGCGGCAGAACAGGATCGAGCGCGGCGCGTCGCCGGCGGCCGACGCGTCGAGGACGAGCAGCGCGTCGGGCTCGGCGAAGCCCGTCAGGTAGTAGAAGTAGCTGTCGTGCCGGTACGGATAGTCGCTGTCGCGATTGCGCGGGACTTCCGGTGCGGTGGGCACGATCGCGACGCCGCCGCCTTGCGCGCGCAGCGAGGCCAGCACGCGGTCGCGGCGCTGGCGGTAGACGTCGAGGGCGATGGCGGGTTCGGTCGGCTGATTCATCACGCGATTGTAGCGCCGTCGTGCGGGGCGCGGCTGCATCCGGGCGCGCGGCCCGCGCGCAAAGGCGTGCTCGCGGTGGCAACCGCACGCTGCCGCTCGCGCGGCGGGCGGCAGGCTTCTACCGATGCGAGACGGGGCGGTGCGGGGCGAAATGTGCAGCCGAACCGCGCGCTTCATTCCCGCGTTTGTCCGCGTGCCCGATTCTCGAGTGCTCGATCCAAGCGCCGCTTTGCATGCCCGATTCGCGCGGCTCGGCGACGAGCGCCTCGATCGCACGGCGCGAAACGAAACGGGAAACCGCGCGGCAATCGCCGCTGTTTCGTCCGCGTCGCGTGCCCCGCGCGGCCGACGCGATTGTTGCAAACCATCCACAGGCCGGACGGCCGATTATCAACGAATGCGCAACGGCCGGTTATGATCGGCGACAACGTATACTCTCGGGCGGATTCCCGACAGAAGACAGATGATGAAATTAATCGGTTCGCTCAGCAGCCCGTTCGTCCGCAAGGCGCGGATCGTGCTCGCTGAAAAGAAGATCGACTACAAGCTGGAGCTCGAAAACGTCTGGGCGCCGGACACGAACATCCATGCGTCGAATCCGATCGGCAAGGTGCCGTGCCTCGTGATGGAGGACGGCGCGGCCGTGTTCGATTCGCGCGTGATCTGCGAATACGTCGACACGCTTTCGCCCGTCGGCAAGCTGATTCCGCCGTCGGGGCGCGAGCGCGTCGAGGTGCGGTGCTGGGAGGCGCTCGGCGACGGCGTGCTCGACGCGGCGGTCGCGATTCGCATCGAGCACACGCAGCGCGAGCCGCAGCATCGCAGCGATGCGTGGATCGCGCGCCAGCAGCGCAAGGTCGACGACGGCCTCGTCGCGATGTCGCAGGGCCTCGCCGGCAAGACGTGGTGCGTCGGCAACCACTACACGCTCGCCGACATCGCGCTCGGGTGCACGCTCGGCTACCTCGATTTCCGGATGCCCGAGATCAACTGGCGCGAACGCCATCCGAATCTCGACAAGCATTTCGCGAAGCTGGCGCAGCGCCAGCCGTTCGTCGACACGGTGCCCCAGTAATGCGCCGCCGCGCGCGGCGACGGTGAAGAAAACGCCCCGGCCGGGGCGTCAGACTGCTGACGAACCCCACGTTTTTGTGAGCGTGGGGTTTTGTCTTTCTGGGATCAGGATTGCGGGTTCGCCGCGAGCGGGTAGTCGAAGCTGCAGCGCAAACCGCTCACCAGACGCAGCAGCATGCGCACGAAGCGCCAATCGGGACCCGCTGGCCCCTTTTTCCGCTTCCGCGCCAGCAGCATCGCAATCTTCTTGATGTTCTGTGCCGCCGCGGCCAGCAAGCACTGCTCGGCCACCTTGCGTAGCCCACGCATACGGGCATAACGGTGCCCATGCAGCTGCTTGGCATCGGCGAAGCTGCGCTCCACCGTCTGCTTGCGCCGCGCGTAAATGCGTTGGCCCCATTCGGTCAAGCGCCGCGCGTCCACCCGCTCCTTGGCGCGCTCCCACACGTGGCGCGTTACCACCTTCACCGCGATCGCACTGTTCGTGCACTGCGATCGTACCGGGCAGCGCCCGCAGATCTGCGCATTGGATTTGTATTCCCGATAGCCGAGCCGATTGGTCGTGCTGTACGGCAGGGCCTGCCCCTGCGGGCACACGTATTCGTTGCGATACGCGTCGTACTTGAACTGCCGTTTGTAGAACATGCCCGGCTTGTGGTTCGGCGTGCGATAGCCCATCACCCCGGCAATCCCTCGCTCCTCCAGCCCCTGGCACACCGCCGGCGTGAAGTAGCCCGCATCCAGCCCCACCGCCTCGACCTTGAACTCAAAGCGCTCGCGCTGGCGATCCAGCCGATCCAGATACGGCTGGCTGTCATGCACCGAGGCCGGCGTCACATGCGTATCGGTGATGATCGCGTGCTTGGCATCCACCGTGCGGTGGTCCAGATAGAAGAACCCCTTCGGCTTGTCGTCCCGCACCATGTAGCCGCTGTCCGGATCGGTCCGGCTGAGCTTGGTGTCCTTGCTAGACGGCGGCTCATCGTCGTCGCGATCCAGCGGCTTCCTGCCATGCGCGGCCCGGTCCGCATCCACTGCCGCGTTCAATGCCTCCGTGTAGGCGGCCGGCGTCTGCTCCAGCTTCACCACATCGAACTTGCCTTTGTTCGCGTTCGCCTTCAGGTGCGTGCTGTCCGTGTACAGCACCCGACCGTCGACCAGCCCGCGCTTGATCGCCTGCCGCACGATCTCGTCGAAGATCTCCTGATACACCGTCGTGTCCGTGAAGCGTCGGCGGCGATTCTGCGAGAACGTTGACGCATCCGGCACCTTGTCGGTCAGCCGGAACCGGGCGAACCAGCGATAGGCGACGTTGACCTGGACCTCACGCATCAGTTGCCGCTCGCTGCGCACCCCGAACAGGTAGCCGATGAACAACAGCTTGAACATCACCACGGGATCGAGCGCCGGCCGCCCGTTGTCCGCGCAATACAGATGCGCCACCTTCGCGCGGATGAACTCGAAATCCACCGCCGCATCGATCTGGCGCAGCAGGTGGTCCTTCGGCACGAGTTCCTCGAGCGTCACCATCTCGAGTTCGTGCTGCGTGGGCATGGGCGTCTTCAGCATCACGCCATTAAAAAACAAAAATCCCCCACTTGGCGAGGGTTTGTCAGCAATCTGACGCCCCGGCCGGGGCGTTTTTCGTTTGGGCGCGTTGCGCGCTCGCGGCCGGCCGGGCCGGAAGGCATGTGCGCGCGTTGCGGCGCATGACGCGGCGCGCGCGATATCGGGCCGCGCTCCGCCTCGATCGTGCGCCGGGCGCGGCCTCGGCGGCGTCGATGGCATCGCGGCGACGCGCGCGGCCTCGGTGCGGCGCGCGTTGCCGGCGCGCCGCCGCGGCGATTCGCCCGATCCGGCTACGGGCGCGCCGGCGCGCCCGTGCCGAC is a window of Burkholderia mallei ATCC 23344 DNA encoding:
- the dusB gene encoding tRNA dihydrouridine synthase DusB, which translates into the protein MPVLGSHVLRNNLFVAPMAGVTDRPFRQLCKRLGAGYAVSEMVASNAQLWKSEKTMRRANHAGEVEPIAVQIAGADPAMMAEAARHNVANGAQIIDINMGCPAKKVCNVAAGSALLQNEPLVQRIVEAVVGAVGAGPDAVPVTLKIRTGWDRDHKNALRIATLAEAAGISMLTVHGRTRADLYRGDAEYDTIAAVKAAVRIPVVANGDITSPRKAKAVLDATRADALMIGRAAQGRPWLFREIDHFLQSGELLPPPRIDEIRQVMNEHLEDHYAFYGEFTGVRTARKHIGWYTRGLSGANGFRHRMNTLETTREQLAAVNEFFDAQQALSDRLVYVDDEDGDRGEPDDSNQLAA
- a CDS encoding Fis family transcriptional regulator gives rise to the protein MSKHNIEQCVRDSLDGYFRDLDGSNPHDVYEMVMSCVEKPMLEVVLEQAGGNQSLAAEYLGINRNTLRKKLQQHGLL
- a CDS encoding UbiH/UbiF/VisC/COQ6 family ubiquinone biosynthesis hydroxylase, which translates into the protein MTTAASTPAFDFDIAIVGAGPVGLALAGWLARRSATRALSVALVDARDPDASENDPRAIAVSQGSRMLLDTLGWPGDATPIEHIHVSQRGHFGRTLIERDEHDLAALGYVARYGSIVRALARAVRGTPARWLTSTSAHSPAQDADGVTIALDTPQGARTLRARVLVNAEGGLFDERKRKLTDSATNRDYGQTALVGTVTVSAPRPRVAWERFTAEGPLALLPLGGPQQADYALVWCCAPDVAQRRGALPDDAFLQELGATFGTRMGRFTRIVGRAAFPLGLAAAHTLVEGRIAIVGNAAQTLHPVAGQGLNLGLRDAHTLAETLSEHGATPLALATSNARRALDRRMTIGATDTLARLFTVDSRPLAMLRGAALTALEFVPPLKTAIARQMMFGQRR
- the ruvC gene encoding crossover junction endodeoxyribonuclease RuvC translates to MRILGIDPGLRVTGFGVIDVSGHQLAYVASGVIKTPTADLPTRLGTIYDGVSTLIREHTPDQAAIEKVFVNVNPQSTLLLGQARGAAICGLVSGGLPVAEYTALQLKQAVVGYGRATKEQMQEMVARLLSLSGRPGTDAADALGMAICHAHGGNTLNTLGGIAPALAKKGLRVRRGRLVG
- a CDS encoding IS1182-like element ISBma2 family transposase, translated to MLKTPMPTQHELEMVTLEELVPKDHLLRQIDAAVDFEFIRAKVAHLYCADNGRPALDPVVMFKLLFIGYLFGVRSERQLMREVQVNVAYRWFARFRLTDKVPDASTFSQNRRRRFTDTTVYQEIFDEIVRQAIKRGLVDGRVLYTDSTHLKANANKGKFDVVKLEQTPAAYTEALNAAVDADRAAHGRKPLDRDDDEPPSSKDTKLSRTDPDSGYMVRDDKPKGFFYLDHRTVDAKHAIITDTHVTPASVHDSQPYLDRLDRQRERFEFKVEAVGLDAGYFTPAVCQGLEERGIAGVMGYRTPNHKPGMFYKRQFKYDAYRNEYVCPQGQALPYSTTNRLGYREYKSNAQICGRCPVRSQCTNSAIAVKVVTRHVWERAKERVDARRLTEWGQRIYARRKQTVERSFADAKQLHGHRYARMRGLRKVAEQCLLAAAAQNIKKIAMLLARKRKKGPAGPDWRFVRMLLRLVSGLRCSFDYPLAANPQS
- a CDS encoding glutathione S-transferase family protein; protein product: MMKLIGSLSSPFVRKARIVLAEKKIDYKLELENVWAPDTNIHASNPIGKVPCLVMEDGAAVFDSRVICEYVDTLSPVGKLIPPSGRERVEVRCWEALGDGVLDAAVAIRIEHTQREPQHRSDAWIARQQRKVDDGLVAMSQGLAGKTWCVGNHYTLADIALGCTLGYLDFRMPEINWRERHPNLDKHFAKLAQRQPFVDTVPQ
- the ruvB gene encoding Holliday junction branch migration DNA helicase RuvB codes for the protein MIETDKLAAERIIAATPASSHEEAFERALRPRQLDEYVGQEKVRDQLEIFIEAAKRRSEALDHVLLFGPPGLGKTTLAHIIAREMGVNLRQTSGPVLERAGDLAALLTNLEANDVLFIDEIHRLSPVVEEILYPALEDYQIDIMIGEGPAARSVKLDLQPFTLVGATTRAGMLTNPLRDRFGIVARLEFYDAEQLSRIVRRSAALLNAQIDPAGALEIAKRSRGTPRIANRLLRRVRDYAEVKADGNITAAVADAALAMLDVDPVGFDLMDRKLLEAILHKFDGGPVGVDNLAAAIGEERDTIEDVLEPYLIQQGFLQRTPRGRVATLLTYRHFGLSAPDAANPVRNLWDTPDAEC
- the ruvA gene encoding Holliday junction branch migration protein RuvA, coding for MIGRIAGTLLEKNPPHILVDCNGVGYEVDVPMSTFYNLPHTGEKVVLLTQLIVREDAHLLYGFLTPPERSTFRELLKITGVGARMALAVLSGMSVAELSQAVTLQDAARLTRVPGIGKKTAERLLLELKGKLGADLGPLAGAASPSDHATDILNALVALGYSEKEALAAIKNVPAGTGVSEGIKLSLKALSKA
- a CDS encoding aminopeptidase P N-terminal domain-containing protein; this encodes MNQPTEPAIALDVYRQRRDRVLASLRAQGGGVAIVPTAPEVPRNRDSDYPYRHDSYFYYLTGFAEPDALLVLDASAAGDAPRSILFCRAKNPEREIWEGFHFGPEGARDAFGFDAAFPYDALDAEMPRIVADVPALHYRFGVSAAFDARLNGWLDAVRARARAGVAAPGAAFDLGPLLDDMRLVKDAHEQATMRRAADISALAHRRAMAACRPGIREYELEAELLYTFRRHGAQSPAYGSIVATGANACVLHYPAGNAVVADGELVLIDAACELDGYASDITRTFPANGRFSGPQRALYDIVLAAQEAAIAATRAGTPFDAPHDAAVRVLAQGMLDTGLVPKTRFASVDDVIAERAYTRFYMHRTGHWLGMDVHDCGDYRERAAPRDDDGALPSRVLHPGMALTIEPGLYVRPGEDVPQAFWNIGIRIEDDAFVTPTGCELITRGVPVAADEIEALMRDARPAPRPQP
- the purH gene encoding bifunctional phosphoribosylaminoimidazolecarboxamide formyltransferase/IMP cyclohydrolase; translation: MIKQALISVSDKTGIVDFAKALSALGVKLLSTGGTAKLLADAGLPVTEVADYTGFPEMLDGRVKTLHPKVHGGILARRDLPEHMQALEAHGIPTIDLLVVNLYPFVQTIAKDDCTLADAIENIDIGGPTMLRSAAKNHRDVTVVVDPADYAVVLDEMKANGNTLGYKTNFRLATKVFAHTAQYDGAITNYLTSLGDDLQHGSRSAYPATLNLAFDKVQDLRYGENPHQSAAFYRDVATPAGALANYRQLQGKELSYNNIADSDAAWECVKTFDAPACVIIKHANPCGVAVGADAGEAYAKAFQTDPTSAFGGIIAFNREVDEAAAQAVAKQFVEVLIAPSFSDAAKQVFAAKQNVRLLEIALGEGHNAFDLKRVGGGLLVQSLDSKNVQPRELRVVTKRHPTPKEMDDLLFAWRVAKYVKSNAIVFCGNGMTLGVGAGQMSRVDSARIASIKAQNAGLTLAGSAVASDAFFPFRDGLDVVVAAGATCVIQPGGSVRDDEVIAAADEHNIAMVVTGVRHFRH